Below is a genomic region from Bacillota bacterium.
GCACAGCATGGCGCCGATGGGGAACAGCCCGCCGCCCAAAGCTTTCGCCAGCGTCACCACGTCAGGTTTGACGCCTTCGGTCTGGTAGCGGAACATGACGCCGGTGCGGCCCAGACCCGTCTGCACTTCGTCCAGCACGAACAGCGCGCCGTGCTCCCGGGCCAGCTCCTCCACGGCTTTCAGATACCCCGGCGGCGGCACCACGATGCCGCCTTCGCCCTGAATGGGCTCCAGCATCACGGCCGCGTACTCGCCCGGCCGCGCCGCCAGCGCTTCCCGGATCGCGTCCACGTCGCCGTAGGGCACGAAGTCGAACCCTTCGAAGGGCACGTAAAACGCGTCCTGGTAGCTGTTGCGGCCGGTGGCCGACAGCGCGCCCATGGTCTTGCCGTGGAAGCTGTTTTTCGTCGCGAGAATGCGCTTCCGCCTCGTGGCGGCCCGGGCCAGCTTGATGGCGGCCTCGGTGGACTCCGCGCCGCTGTTGGTAAAGGTCACGTAGTCCAGGTCGCCGCCCGTCAGCTCGATGAGCCGGCGCGCCAGCTCGCCCGCCGCGTCCAGGTAGGAGGGTTGAATGAAGCTGGGCTCACCCGTCCGCCGCACTTCTTCCAGCGCGTCCCAGATGCGCGGCGGGTTGAACCCGAAGGGCAGCGCGCCGTAGGCCGCGATGAAGTCCAGATAGCGGCGGCCGTCGGCGTCCCAGAGCCACGCGCCTTCGCCCCGCACGAAGCGTTTGTCCAGCTGCACCGTGCGCAGCAGCTCGC
It encodes:
- a CDS encoding aminotransferase III, which gives rise to MPGGFTLEHPFPRYVNPHLGELLRTVQLDKRFVRGEGAWLWDADGRRYLDFIAAYGALPFGFNPPRIWDALEEVRRTGEPSFIQPSYLDAAGELARRLIELTGGDLDYVTFTNSGAESTEAAIKLARAATRRKRILATKNSFHGKTMGALSATGRNSYQDAFYVPFEGFDFVPYGDVDAIREALAARPGEYAAVMLEPIQGEGGIVVPPPGYLKAVEELAREHGALFVLDEVQTGLGRTGVMFRYQTEGVKPDVVTLAKALGGGLFPIGAMLC